TTTCCTGACAACATAAGTTCGCTGCAGTCTTCTAACACTATTGATCGCAACGTATGCTCCTTTTCTCCTCATACAAGTATAAATAATACAACTTCATTACTTTCAAACATAACAGGTATTTCTTAAGTTTCTTTTGTCTTTCTTATATAATACATCTTACTAATCAATATGCTTATACTAACATTTATGATAAAATTATTTAACCTTTAGATAATTCCAGAACCAAATCCACACCGTCAAATGAAACTCTTAGATATTCCATTTCTCCTCGCATCAATAGTAGTAACAATCAATCGGTATTTGGTACTACTTCTACAATTACAAGGTTGTCTTCCGGTAAACGTAAGCTTGAGCACAAGAAACGTGATACCACTCCTATACCGATGGTCAATTTGGATTCTGATGAAGATGATGTTGTTTTAGTTAGAGTGGACGACCCTTACAAAGGGGTATCTAAAGGTTTAATTCTATTTattactattatgtgatataTTTTATTATGAAACTGCAAAATAAccattaatatttttttaatagatTATTTGGACCATGGTGACCAAGTTCTTACATGCCAAATCTGTAGTGCAAAGTTATGGACATCAGAAGGTGGAAAAGGGCGAATAACTCTGAATAAACTATGTTATGGTATGTGTTGTGGGTATGGTAAAGTTGAGCTACCGCCTTTAAAGGATGCTCATCCGTCTTATCAAAATTTGTTTTCTTCCACAAACGAAAAAAGcaagtttttccagaagaataTTAGACGATACAACTCTATGTTCTCTTTTACATCTATGGGTGGAAAGGTTGATTCTACTATTAACAAGGGAAACGCTCCATTTGTATATCGTATAAGTGGTCAAAACTATCATTGCATCGGTAGTCTTAAACCTTCTAATGGAAATCAACCTCAGTTTTGTCAGCTATACATATATGACACTGAAAATGAAATAACAAACAGACAGACATTATTCGGGTATGATTAATTATAAGCACCATCTTTTTTATATATGTCAAATATATTATTCGGGTATTATTATCCTATATTAACTTTATATACtttatttatattttgttagGAAAACAAGCAAATCTTCGTCCTCTAATGATAAAGAGCTTGATGTTGAAATGATACAGTATTTGAGGAATTTTTTAGATTcagaaaatatgttggttaagacATATAGGATGGTCAGAGACCATTTTCACGAATCCCCAGAGGCTAATCTTAAACTCCGTCTTATGTATAAAAGAGAAAAAGATGGCAGAATATATAACTTACCAACCACGTCTGAAATTGCTGCTTTGGTTGTCGGAGACATAGATAAAGCTATAGATCATCGTGATATTCTTGTGGAGACTCAGTCTGGAATGCTCCAGCGTATTAGTGAATTACATCCATCATATCTTGCCTTGCAATATCCGTTGCTATTCCCATATGGTGATGATGGATATAGAATTGATATTCCCCATAGAGATTTCATTGTCACGCAAAAGAAAATAAAGCCAAAGTGCACCATGAGAGAATTTTTTGCATACAGGATCCAAGATAGAAATTATGGTTTTTCCTTAATTCTTAATGGAAGAAGGTTGTTGCAACAATTTTTAGTTGATGCATATACTATGATCGAGAGCGAGAGGCTACATTTCATTCGGAGACAACAAACAAAACTTCGATCTGAGACATTTGAAAATCTTCAGAAGCATAAAGCTAAAGGAAAACAAACTTTAAAAGACACTGGAAAGGCTGTTATACTACCTTCTTCATTTACTGGAGGTGCAAGATTCATGCAACAAAACTACCTTGATGCAATGGCCTTATGTAAGTCATTCGGGTATCCAGATTTCTTCATAACTATAACTTGTAATCCAAAATGGCCAGAAGTAAAGAGATTTCTAAAAGATTCTTCCATCAAAGCTGAAGACAGGCCTGACATATTGTGTCGATTGTTTAAAATTAAGCTTGATTCCATACTGAAAGATTTGAAGGATTCGAATTATCTCGGTGAGATTAATGCTGgtatgttagtttttttttacttttctttttttCGTTTATAATTTGCAATTACTTTTATAAAATACTCAATATGTGTTTTTTTAGTTGTTTATACTGTAGAATTCCAGAAGCGTGGTCTTCCTCATGCACATATATGCTTATTTATGAATGTCGATCACAAACTTCCTACAGTAGATCACATAGATCCATTCATATCCGCTGAGATTCCTGATAAAAATGAAGATCCGGAACTTTATTCCTTGGTAAGTGATTATATGATTCACGGTCCATGTGGAAATGCTAATTTGAATTGTCCTTGCATGGTTGACAAAAGATGTTCAAAAAACTTTCCAAAGAAATTTTCATCACATACAACTGTTGATTCAAGTGGTTTCCCTGTATACCGAAGACGCGATTCCGGACACACAGTTATAAAATCTGGTGTTAGTTTGGACAACAGAAGCGTTGTTCCATATAACAAAAGACTTCTAAAAAGATATCAAGCACACATAAATGTAGAATGGTGTAATCAATCTGGTTCAGTTAAATATTTGTTCAAGTACATTAATAAAGGCCCTGATATGGCTACTGCGGTTGTTTCTGGTGTTTCAAATCCAACCATTAATGATAAGCCAAGAGATGAGATCAAGGAATATTATGATTGCAGATATATTTCAGCTTGTGAAGCATCATGGAGAATATTCTCAAATGAGGTTCATTATAGGTATCCTGCTGTTATGAGGCTTCCCTTTCACATGCCGGGTCAACAGAATGTTGTGTATGGTGCGGATGACGATATTGATAATGTGTTAAGCAAGCCTTCTGTTGCTTCTTCAATATTTGTTGAATGGATGAAATTAAACGAGTCAGATGAAAATGCTAGAAAGTTGACTTATGTCGAGTTTCCTACCAAATTTGTTTGGAAACCTCAAGATAGATCTTGGCAGGTACGTAAGACGTATCAAACTGTTGGACGTATACATTCTGTGTCTCCTGCGTTAGGAGAACCTTATTTTTTGAGGATACTTCTGAATAAAGTTAGAGGTCCCAGATCCTTTGAGGAAATACGTACTGTTAACGGTCAGTTATTCCCGACATTTAGAGATGCTTGCTACGCAATGGGGCTGTTAGATGATGACAATGAATATGTTGAGGCCATTAAAGAAGCAAGTTTTGAAGGACATGCTGGGTATCTGCGAGCGTTATTTGCTACGTTGCTGTTGTCAAATACACTTTCACGGCCAGAGTTTGTTTGGGAGAACACGTGGAAATACTTAGCAGATGATATTTTATACAGACGTCAAAAAGAAACAAATATTCAAGGTTCTTACATGTCTTTCTATTTTACATTACACTTTTCCGTTTCATTATTAATAacaattaaattttttttaggtttACTTCTTCCTGAACATCAAATTAAAAACCTTACTTTGTTGGAAATTGAAAAGTATTTACTTTCGAATGGTTCGTCGTTACGAGGATTTAACACGATGCCTTTCCCTGATGATGATTCGTTACGTGATGCTACTAATCGTCTAATCAATGAAGAGCTATCACACGACGTAGATCAAGTACAAGCTGAGTTTAATAATTTGCATCAATGTTTGACAGATGAACAACGATCTGTTTTTGAGGAAATAATGTCAGCAGTTGCAAGCCGTAAAGGAGGGTTATTTTTCGTCTATGGTTACGGTGGAactggaaaaacgtttttatggaaaactttgtcttcagcagttcGTTGTAGAGGTGAGATAGTTTTAAATGTTGCTTCAAGTGGCATTGCTTCGTTATTACTTTCTCGTGGTAGGACAGCCCATTCTCGCTTCCATATCCCAATTAATCTGACTGAAGATTCCATGTGTCATATTAAGCCAAATAGTGATATCGCAAAATTATTAAAGGAAACTCAATTGATCATATGGGATGAAGCACCGATGGTCCATAAACATGCCTTTGAAGCTTTAGATAGGACGATGTCTGACGTATTTTCTGACGGTAGGAGTATTCGTTCTGATGTTCCGTTTGGAGGGAAAGTTTTTGTATTCGGCGGTGACTTTAGACAAATCCTACCAGTTATTCCTAATGGTACTAGACAACAAATTGTTTGTGCTTCTTTAAGCTCTTCATATATATGGTCAAAGTGCAAATTGTTAAGGTTGACTAAAAACATGCGCCTAACAATTGGAGCTGAAAGTTCTGATATGGAGTCTATCAGGGAGTTTGCGAAATGGCTGCTTGATATTGGTGAAGGTAAGTTGGGAGATGATAACGATGGTGAAGCAATTATTCAGATACCAGATGATCTATTAATCACCGATAATTCTGATCCAATACAAAGCTTAATTGACTTCGTCTACCCTTCAATTATGGAACAATTTCGGAATCCTGGTTTTTTTTCTGAGCGAGCAATTCTAGCACCAAAAAATGATGTAGTTCATGAAATTAACGATCGATTGCTTTCGTTATTTCCAGGTGATGCTAAAGAGTATTTGAGTTCCGATAGCATATGTCAAACTGAACAAATGCTTGATTCATTTCAAGAAGGCTTATACTCAACGGAGAACTTAAATGCTCTTAAGATTTCAGGCTTGCCTAATCATAGATTAGTTCTTAAAGTTGGTGTTCCTGTCATGCTTCTACGAAACATCGATCAACAAAAAGGTTTATGTAACGGGACAAGGCTAAGAATTACTTTTCTAGGCAAACGGGTAATAGAAGCTGAAGTGATATCCGGCGGTAATATCGGCACAAGAGTTTTTATTCCAAGACTTAATATGATTCCGTCAGACAAAAAAATACCATTCGAATTCCAAAGGAGACAATTTCCTTTATCAGTTTGTTTTGCCATGACAATTAACAAGAGTCAAGGACAATCTTTATCAAAAGTTGGTCTGTATTTGAAAGATCCTGTGTTCACTCATGGTCAGTTGTACGTTGCATTATCAAGGGTCAAGACCAGAGAAGGAGTTAAAATATTGATATTTGATGCTGAGGGAAAACCAACAAATAAAACGTCTAATGTAGTCTATAAAGAAGTCTTTGGTAGCTTATGATGTAAACTGTTGCTTTTTCATTTGATATATCATGTCACTTAGTttgtttatcattttatttaagtATGCATTGCTTTTAAATAATAAGTGACATGTATAACTTTCTCTAGCCCGGGAAGCAtttcccgggtgataacctagtaatatatattataaaagtaTAGTTACGTGAATGAATttgatttttaaaataaaaataagaaactTTAGAAGGGTGCAATTTAACAAAGTTTAAACTAATATTTTTGGAAAGGTGATATGATTAGTAAAAATGGAGGTGTATTTAGCCAACCCCTTATGGTTAAACCATCAACTTGCAATAAAGATGATTGCAATTTGCACGTGGGAAATTAAATGGACGAGAACCATGTGTTCATATATTTCTATTAAAATAATATACTTTGTTAAGAGGATGTCAGACAAACTTCTGCAACCATTTATCAACTTGCACAACTAAAACCTTCATATTTCCTTATTAATATGACCCAAACAATCATATTCATCATCCAATCTTCTTCGCATTTTCATAGCTCTCCTTTCTAAACTATTCGGGTAAGAAAACCCAGTTTCGGTAACCGTAACTGAAACCGAACACTGTACCGACCACCACCATAATGACATAAACCAACCCCGGTGTACCGTGACAACCTGAACCAGCCCCTGTAGCCTTTTGATGACCTACCCGAAGCTTTAGGCGCAAACCCAAGCAACCAAAGGAACCATTTCACAAGCTCTTACATCCTTCACGTTTTCGTGTAAAACCATCGTTACCGGAACCACCGCTCCGACTTAAGGTAACCAATTTATGAACCTTTTAAATACTTATTTTAAGCTTAGAATGTTTATCTAGAATGAAACTATATATACAATTGAATATGTATGTTGGACCTACAAAAGAACAGATGATAtctaaaagccaaaacatgaattCCAGATCAAGAAATAAGTAGCCAATGAAGCAATTCTCTCCCCAAAGATAGCGAATCTTAAACACCTATTCAGAACATATGTTCAATAGCATGGCTAACATCTGATGAAGACTTAGAGCCAATGTTTAAGAGTACAAGCATCTGTTGAAGACTAATATATGTTAAAGACCAAAGCCCTTATCAAGCCAAGGTTTGTTGAAGAAGACCAAACATCTATTAGTCTAAACTGATGTTTGGACAACTGCAACAAAAGATAGTTTAGACAGTGTTTTCTTAGGGTAACAATACTTATTTCACCAGTGTTTTAAGTATAGCCAAGATCAGATGCTAGGATTTTCTCAGATGTGTGCAAACATCTAAGGAATCTTTTATATTAGGAATGTTAGGTGTCGCTATCAGGTGACGTCAGCACATCACGAACAGAGTTTTACTACTTGTATAAATAGATCACACCTGTTAGTGATCTATTCATCACTTCACACACATTCTCTTTTGTACGAATAGCTCTAGTGAGTGATCGGTTGAGAGGGAGATTGTAATATCATTGCTGTAAAAATTTTGTGTCacatcccaaccgatggcggaaacattggaGTGAGAAGAAGATAGATTGCTCATTGCACACAACACTAAAAGTGACAATAGAATTAACATAAactgatttcatttcatttcaaaaGTCGGATTACAATACAGAAGGTGAAATACAACATAATTCGATACAACAAATCAAAGTACATCAAAGCATAgtacaaaattgatacaacaagTTTAAATCTAAGATTCTAGATGTGTAAGGCCTCGTTACTACACCCATttaatcatcagcatcatcatgCAATATGTTATAAAGTATAGATTAACACACAAGGCATTGGTGAGTATATAAGtttttgatacatagcataagtaaataagtttaaacgaatccacatggaaAACATATTCAAGATAAACAATAAACTGATATGTGAACAAACAAGTCaacccaaagtttaacgcaagAAAAGTCTTAACATGACCCAACGTTCAtaggcggtgcgttactcctatagtgctatacatgttaagggcaGGCTCGTacaaagttaatgacaagttcaaCACAAAACGTACAAACCCAGATCAAAGTATCAAGTATAacgtatgcatgcatgtattggattgttcgTGCAGTTTGTATAAAAGTCTAAGTGTAAGTCTATAAGataacatattgcacccaaagtgttaaaatgaaaaagggtgttcgagtatactcacagttttgctAATTCTTCGTTAGAATTCCTATGAGCATAGTTTTGGCAGGAGTAAGTGGACGTAGTACAGGAACACCGAGGTTATTCTACCCCATGAGCAAAGGGATGGTGTAATTAGTACAGGAACACCGAGGTTACCCTACAGGGCAAACGAAGGTGTGAGTCGGAGTTGAAGAATTAAGTTCCAGAAATTAAAGTACTTAGTATATTATGAaaataataagtaaaagtaaacaaAAAGTGTATTCTGACTATCAGCGACAAGGAACACGAAATCAGAATTACGAGAACGGAAATACGAACAGTTTGTACGAGTGTGCCTGGGACGGATGTGCCATTCGTACGAATGTGCTATCCGTACGAATGGGACTATTGTCAGACAGAATCTCGTTTTGAACGTTTTTAACTATTAATCAGTTAAGTCTGTCGTTTTAGTTAAGTTATGTAGTTATAATAGTAGTAGTATATTATTATTCCAGTACTATCAGAAGTCTCATAGAAATCATGCATGAAGGTTTTAACCCCGTTATTGATCACCAAAGCACAATTCAGTTAACTTAATTAACTGACCGGTTGGTCATGATTACAAAAAAGAAATAACAGAATGTAAAGTTACCAAACAACCAAATAGCGTACAACCCAGGTGTGCCAACACGACATGGAAAGGTAATCCTAAGTATCGGAGGCTGGACGAGGTTCACTTGTTCTAGATCTAGGAAGTTGTTTGGGTGTTCTTTTACGAGTTTAATTGAGGCGATGGTCTTAGATTGGAAACCCAGGTTCCCACAGAACACACACTGATGTTCCAGAATTaactatgtgacaactcgagtttccaagattccacctTCACGTTAATTGCACGTTAATggtttagttgtttacttacacgatttgtttgccttgtaattgtacacgttggatTATATGTTGAGATGTTTATTTGATATGTTACCTATTTAATGGGATCAAAGTGTTtggttacatgaacttgtaaactGTTTGAGATTCGGAGCTTTACCCGACGAAACAATTACAGTTTCGCCATAAACCACTTCGACAAAACAGGGAGTGTTTCGCCGTCTTCATCTCGACGAAACACAGCGTTTCGCCGGCCCAGGAATTCgtcgaagcccattaagggcccagtacaCTTAAGTGAGTATATGTTACATGGAACTGTTATGTTCGTCACATAACTGGCCGATTAGAAACCCTAGAATTCTCCCTCTGTGCGACAGCAACCATCACCTCTCTCGGATCCTTGCTAATTCgtctcataaccggttagtgtataGAATACTTTATCTTGTTACTGTCCAATGGCTTCTAGGTAGGATTTCATGACTTGTGATAATGATCGATGATATAGGAGATTGTGAATGGTGAATCTAATAATCCAGTATGTGATGAACGAATGATAAAATTGATAGTAGTTAAGGTTGATGCCTGATGTTGATCTATTGAATTTAATCTGATGTTGTGGTTGATCTCGCTTATGTCTACTGCTCATGTTTCTGTTTGATGTTACAAATCATGTATTGCTTGTTATGTATGTTAATGGTGATGGACTAAGTAACTGTTAGAGATAATTAGGGTTCCGATGTTGCGtaattgatgatgatgaactaATAATTAGGGTTTGATGCGTGAAACTGATCCATCACAGGGATGAGGTCGATGAAACTCAATGGCTGTTTCGCCATGAGTGTGGACGACGAAACATGAAGTGTTTCGTTACCACTCCCCTCGACGAAACTCATCCTTTTCGTCATGACCTGTTGACGACGAAACTAGGACTTTCATCAGAATGCCATGTTAGCAGATCAGTGAGATAGCATGTGTTGTGTGTGATGTGAATTGCATGACTTCGAATTGTTTGATGATCAATGGCAGAATGACTTAGTTACTTAACTTAAATTGAATAGTGATTGTGATGTTTGGTGACATAGAGTTTCAAATGATCCTTGCTGCCATGATGATGATTGTGTTGGTTAGTATGATAACTCTGTTAAaatatgttaactctgttaagcatGATAAATTAGTCAAGGAACTTGCATGTAACTTGGAACCTTGTATGGATTGATTAACAGTTTATGTGTACATATGCTTCCGCTGtagggaagctggagtggtcatgggtcgagatacgtGGAAACACAACACAACATAGAGAGcttttacatgtggtttataaacacttaacgaattaaatatgcttccgctgtagaCTGTGATATATATTGTAACGTTGTAACACCTtttgttaatgaatgaaagttttatttaaacatactcat
This genomic stretch from Helianthus annuus cultivar XRQ/B chromosome 8, HanXRQr2.0-SUNRISE, whole genome shotgun sequence harbors:
- the LOC110870118 gene encoding uncharacterized protein LOC110870118; amino-acid sequence: MSKRSYNSRSSSKDPNSLQQRFNSPIIRTPLSDISNVDSTAERRKLRKIIIDNKRSKKSSSSTNVPNILPENISSLQSSNNTKRSKKSSSSTNVSNIFPDNISSLQSSNTIDRNVCSFSPHTSINNTTSLLSNITDNSRTKSTPSNETLRYSISPRINSSNNQSVFGTTSTITRLSSGKRKLEHKKRDTTPIPMVNLDSDEDDVVLVRVDDPYKGVSKDYLDHGDQVLTCQICSAKLWTSEGGKGRITLNKLCYGMCCGYGKVELPPLKDAHPSYQNLFSSTNEKSKFFQKNIRRYNSMFSFTSMGGKVDSTINKGNAPFVYRISGQNYHCIGSLKPSNGNQPQFCQLYIYDTENEITNRQTLFGKTSKSSSSNDKELDVEMIQYLRNFLDSENMLVKTYRMVRDHFHESPEANLKLRLMYKREKDGRIYNLPTTSEIAALVVGDIDKAIDHRDILVETQSGMLQRISELHPSYLALQYPLLFPYGDDGYRIDIPHRDFIVTQKKIKPKCTMREFFAYRIQDRNYGFSLILNGRRLLQQFLVDAYTMIESERLHFIRRQQTKLRSETFENLQKHKAKGKQTLKDTGKAVILPSSFTGGARFMQQNYLDAMALCKSFGYPDFFITITCNPKWPEVKRFLKDSSIKAEDRPDILCRLFKIKLDSILKDLKDSNYLGEINAEFQKRGLPHAHICLFMNVDHKLPTVDHIDPFISAEIPDKNEDPELYSLVSDYMIHGPCGNANLNCPCMVDKRCSKNFPKKFSSHTTVDSSGFPVYRRRDSGHTVIKSGVSLDNRSVVPYNKRLLKRYQAHINVEWCNQSGSVKYLFKYINKGPDMATAVVSGVSNPTINDKPRDEIKEYYDCRYISACEASWRIFSNEVHYRYPAVMRLPFHMPGQQNVVYGADDDIDNVLSKPSVASSIFVEWMKLNESDENARKLTYVEFPTKFVWKPQDRSWQVRKTYQTVGRIHSVSPALGEPYFLRILLNKVRGPRSFEEIRTVNGQLFPTFRDACYAMGLLDDDNEYVEAIKEASFEGHAGYLRALFATLLLSNTLSRPEFVWENTWKYLADDILYRRQKETNIQGLLLPEHQIKNLTLLEIEKYLLSNGSSLRGFNTMPFPDDDSLRDATNRLINEELSHDVDQVQAEFNNLHQCLTDEQRSVFEEIMSAVASRKGGLFFVYGYGGTGKTFLWKTLSSAVRCRGEIVLNVASSGIASLLLSRGRTAHSRFHIPINLTEDSMCHIKPNSDIAKLLKETQLIIWDEAPMVHKHAFEALDRTMSDVFSDGRSIRSDVPFGGKVFVFGGDFRQILPVIPNGTRQQIVCASLSSSYIWSKCKLLRLTKNMRLTIGAESSDMESIREFAKWLLDIGEGKLGDDNDGEAIIQIPDDLLITDNSDPIQSLIDFVYPSIMEQFRNPGFFSERAILAPKNDVVHEINDRLLSLFPGDAKEYLSSDSICQTEQMLDSFQEGLYSTENLNALKISGLPNHRLVLKVGVPVMLLRNIDQQKGLCNGTRLRITFLGKRVIEAEVISGGNIGTRVFIPRLNMIPSDKKIPFEFQRRQFPLSVCFAMTINKSQGQSLSKVGLYLKDPVFTHGQLYVALSRVKTREGVKILIFDAEGKPTNKTSNVVYKEVFGSL